A window of Candidatus Saccharibacteria bacterium oral taxon 488 genomic DNA:
GCAAAACACACCTGCTGAACACTTTTATTGCACAGGCGCGTGACCAGGGTAAAAAGGTGTCGGTAACAGCGACGACGGGGCTGGCGGCGACGCACTTGGGCGGCAATACCATTCACAGTTGGAGCGGTATTGGCGTTAGCGATCACCTCCCGAACAACTTTTTTGATCGGCTGTCAAAAACGCGGCGTGAGGTGATTACCAAGACTGATGTGTTGGTGATTGACGAAATTTCCATGCTGCATGATTTTCGGTTGGATATGGTCGATCGGGTGCTGCGCGGCGTCAGGGAAAACGACCAGCCGTTTGGTGGTGTGCAGCTGGTGATGAGTGGCGATTTTTTCCAATTGCCGCCAATCAATCGTCCGAGCGAGCAGGGCGGCGGCTTCGTGGTGTACTCGGAGGTGTGGCAGGAATTGCAGCCGGCGGTGCTATATCTGGAGCGGCAATATCGGCAAAATGACGAGCAGCTGCTGGAGATTTTAACGGCGCTGAGAAATGACGATATCAGGCGGCATCACGCTGAGATGTTGCTGGCGCGAACGGAAGTTCAGCCGCCTGATGGTGATATCACCGAGCTACACACCGTCAATGTTGATGTTGACGCCATCAATAGCCAGAAGCTGGCGGAGCTGGCGGGCGAGGAGCGGACGTATCAGCAGACGACGACAGGCTCAAAGGTGTATGTCGAGAGTCTGCAGCGGTCGGTGCTGGCACCGAGTGAGCTGGTGTTGAAACTGGGTGCGTTGGTGATGGCGGTGAAAAATTCGCCGCAGAAATTGTACGCCAATGGTAGTATCGGCACGGTGGTGGATTTCGAGCCGCTGACGGACTATCCAATTGTGGAGTTTCGCAGTGGCCAGCAGGTGACCATGGTGCCGGATGTGTGGGAATTGCGTGATGGTGAGCGTAAGCGCGCTAGCATTTCCCAGGTACCACTGCGCCTGGCGTGGGCTATCACCGTGCATAAAAGCCAAGGCATGACACTGGACGCGGCAAAAATTGACCTGAGAAAAGCGTTCGTTGAAGGTATGGGCTATGTGGCGCTCAGTCGGGTGCGGGATCTTGATAATCTGTATCTCTATGGCATCAACCGCAAGGCACTGGAAATTTCACCAGATGCATTGGCGATTGATGAGGTGCTGCAGCGGGCAAGTGATGAGGCGGCCA
This region includes:
- a CDS encoding AAA family ATPase produces the protein MDQELALAILMSGRSALLTGAAGTGKTHLLNTFIAQARDQGKKVSVTATTGLAATHLGGNTIHSWSGIGVSDHLPNNFFDRLSKTRREVITKTDVLVIDEISMLHDFRLDMVDRVLRGVRENDQPFGGVQLVMSGDFFQLPPINRPSEQGGGFVVYSEVWQELQPAVLYLERQYRQNDEQLLEILTALRNDDIRRHHAEMLLARTEVQPPDGDITELHTVNVDVDAINSQKLAELAGEERTYQQTTTGSKVYVESLQRSVLAPSELVLKLGALVMAVKNSPQKLYANGSIGTVVDFEPLTDYPIVEFRSGQQVTMVPDVWELRDGERKRASISQVPLRLAWAITVHKSQGMTLDAAKIDLRKAFVEGMGYVALSRVRDLDNLYLYGINRKALEISPDALAIDEVLQRASDEAAKHYRPMLEEMKRKQSVPKKSGKKSQSGSWQQKIAKMRETHPNAYMPWEKADDDILKQEFLQGATIQQLSQQLGRHEGSIRMRLQKHFGEDVVQ